The DNA window TTAGCGCAAACGCCGCTCCTGCGCGCACCTGGGGGTCGCCGCTTTCCAGCGCCTGGATCAGTTCCGGCGCGGCTGCTTCTCCCTGGGCCACATACTCGGCGACGGCCGCATCACGCTGGGCCGGATCGCCCAGTCGCGCGATCCCCGGCGGGTCGACGGTCGCTGGCGGCTGCTTGACCTCGGGCTTCGCTGCGGGCGGATCGGTATCAAGCGGCTCGATGATCGGTTCGCCTTCGGGCGGGTCGGTTTCGGTCGGTTTGACGTCAGTCGGTTTGACGTCGGTCGGTTTGACGTCAGTCGGAGGAGCGGGCTGCGTTGTCGGCGTTTTCTTTGGCGGATCGGTAGGGGCCGCGGGCTTCTCGGTGCAACCAATTAACATCGCTGCCAGCAGCA is part of the Lignipirellula cremea genome and encodes:
- a CDS encoding HEAT repeat domain-containing protein; the protein is MSRTLACLLLAAMLIGCTEKPAAPTDPPKKTPTTQPAPPTDVKPTDVKPTDVKPTETDPPEGEPIIEPLDTDPPAAKPEVKQPPATVDPPGIARLGDPAQRDAAVAEYVAQGEAAAPELIQALESGDPQVRAGAAFALSRLGPKAKSALPALEQVSKSDPDDVARSAADFAIIAISGKE